Proteins found in one Labrus bergylta chromosome 8, fLabBer1.1, whole genome shotgun sequence genomic segment:
- the LOC136179839 gene encoding gonadotropin-releasing hormone II receptor-like — protein MSGNWSIVRLSSEVPSLSTVAPPPPNISQFHPLPNWEAPSFTRAAQFRVGATFILFLFATCSNLALLVSLWCGRGRRLASHLRPLMLSLASADLMMTFVVMPLDVVWNMTVQWYGGDVLCKLLCFMKLFAMHAAAFILVVISLDRQHAILHPLDALSAHRRNRRMLLLAWSLSLLLASPQLFIFRAIRLEGVEFTQCATHGSFRHRWQETVFNMFHFTTLYVVPLLVMSCCYSRILLHIHLQHLRNRAGESYLRRSGTDIIPKARMKTLKMTVVIVLSFVLCWTPYYLLGIWYWFHPNMLQVTPEYVHHALFLFGNLNTCCDPVIYGFYTPSFRADLAACCRRRMETSPRSLDRLSARPHSGGSEPPTNQHPAAD, from the exons TAACTGGTCCATCGTGAGGCTGTCTTCAGAAGTTCCATCTCTCAGCACTGTAGCTCCGCCCCCTCCCAACATCTCCCAGTTCCACCCTCTCCCTAACTGGGAGGCTCCCAGCTTCACTCGGGCGGCTCAGTTCCGTGTTGGAGCTACCTTCATCCTCTTCCTGTTCGCCACCTGCAGCAACCTAGCCCTATTGGTCAGTTTGTGGTGTGGGCGGGGGCGGCGGCTGGCGTCTCACCTTCGTCCCCTGATGTTGAGCTTGGCGTCAGCCGACCTGATGATGACATTTGTGGTGATGCCACTGGACGTGGTGTGGAACATGACCGTGCAGTGGTATGGAGGAGACGTGCTCTGTAAGCTGCTCTGCTTCATGAAGCTTTTTGCCATGCACGCAGCCGCCTTCATCCTGGTTGTCATCAGCCTCGACCGCCAGCACGCCATCCTGCATCCCCTGGACGCTCTGAGCGCGCACCGAAGGAACCGACGTATGCTGCTGCTGGCCTGGAGCCTCAGCCTGCTGCTCGCTTCACCACAG CTGTTCATATTTCGGGCGATCCGATTGGAGGGTGTCGAGTTCACTCAGTGTGCGACTCACGGCAGCTTTAGACACCGCTGGCAAGAAACCGTGTTCAATATGTTCCACTTCACCACGCTGTACGTCGTCCCCCTGCTGGTGATGAGCTGCTGCTACAGCCGCATCCTGCTGCACATTCACCTGCAGCACCTAAGGAACAGAG CAGGTGAGTCGTACCTGCGGCGAAGTGGCACTGACATCATCCCAAAGGCTCGGATGAAGACGCTGAAGATGACCGTGGTCATCGTGCTGTCCTTTGTGCTCTGCTGGACGCCGTACTACCTCCTGGGGATCTGGTACTGGTTCCATCCCAACATGCTACAGGTCACACCTGAGTACGTCCACCACGCCCTCTTCCTGTTTGGTAACCTGAACACCTGCTGTGATCCCGTCATCTACGGCTTCTACACGCCGTCCTTCAGGGCCGACCTCGCTGCCTGCTGCCGCCGCAGGATGGAAACATCACCGCGCTCTCTGGACCGCCTGTCTGCCAGGCCTCACAGCGGGGGGTCAGAGCCCCCAACCAACCAGCATCCTGCAGCGGACTGA